The DNA window CAGTATGGGTCTATTAAAGGCAGCAACTCTCCACAACGAGAATTGAGCTTCAGACATGCCAGGTCATCTGATCGTGTGGGTCCGATGTTCAGTATGGCGATTGGTAGCTTCTTCTCTCGGGCAGTGAGGATAAACCTGTAACCAGAGTACACCTGCCCAGCAGAAGACACATGTAAGAGGTCTAGATCCAAGAAAAGACAACCGAATACAGGAGCCTCCAGGACGCCCCAGCCCACCAAAGGTCAGTCACCACTCTGACCAGTCATACCTGTAAGGACGATCCCACCACCAACAGGGAGTCGGCTTCTTTCACACGCCTGTGCACAAAATTAACCTTGTCAGGGTTCACTGTGTCCCCAAAGAACACGACATCAGGTTTCAGAAGACCTCCACATCGAACACAGGAGGGGACCTGGAAGCTCTGCACCTGCTCCTTCGAGAGAAAGACGTCCCCGTCGGGCGCCAGGCCCTGGGCCTCGGCGTTCCAAGTGGGATTCAGAAGTTTGATGCGCTCTTGCAGCACTCCACGGGGAGTCTGCTCACCACAGTTCAAGCAGAGGACCCTGAAACCAAAGATGAGGCCACTGAATGCTCTCTCCTTGGAGGCACAAATCTGCTATAGGTGCTCCCTACTGAGACAGTGTCAGTCTCCCCCACTTTCTTTTCCTAACACACTGATTTTCCCCATCTTAGGCCTCCATTTTCATGATCTCCTGTGGATTTGTGGTCTTTCCTCCTATTCTACCACTAGTCTTCTAGAGCAAGTAATGTACATCTGTTTCCTTACTATACACCCCCTGCTTAGGCTTCCACTAGCTCGCTTTTATCTTCTAGCGATTGAACCcacgggtgcttaaccactgaaccacatccccagccctttttattttttatttagagacagggtctccctgttaAGGTCTtgttcagttgctgaggctggtctcaaacttgcgatcctccagcctcagcctcccaagccactgagattacaggtgtgcaacacacCATGTCCGGCTCACTTCTATCCTTATAACAGCAAATGCTGTACCTTATGATTTCCTGAGCGCCTGAACAAGTGCTTTTCCCCTTCATTCTGCACTGTGTTCACCTACTTTATTTGTCATTATCACCCTCTTCTCTTTAAGACACTTTTCTTGgctgggggcatagctcagtggcaggcaATGTGTGTAGcatgtgcaaggacctgggttccatccttaatactgctaaaaaaacaaaaatcgaCCAAACCTAAAACAGCCCCTTCAGGTTATCTTCTCACTTCTCATCACCTGGACATGAACTCTGTGAGAGCAAGCATGTTGAGTCCTTTGGCCTCTGCCCTAATGCCCACCTCCCACAATAGTGCCTGCATCCAATGTAGTGATTGGGAGCTCACATAAATAGCTGTTGAAGGAAACAAAAACGTGCAGTTTTAGCTACTTGGAGGTGAAGACAGGAGGATGGCTTGAGCTCaggagtttgaggtcagcctgggcaatgagatcctgcctctaaaaacataaaaagaaaagaaagaatgaaaggggGTATAGTTGGTTCCACCTCTAGATACTCCTCAGTCCTCCACCCTGTTTTCTATGTTCTCCTTGTTGGTTGAAGCTCTCTCCTATTTCAGTGTCTCTGTATAATGGCTGCCTCCTCTGTGACTCTACTCCTACCTTCTCCAAACCCTAGTTCCATCTCCACATCTCCTTGACTATCCTATTAAGATCaatcccagggctggggttgtagctcagtggtagagtgcttgcctagcatgtgtgaggcactgggttcgattctcagcagcacatataaataaaggtccactgacaactaaaaaaatattaaaaaaaaaaaaaagatcaatccTAGCAGAGCaagatggtgcatgcctataatctcagcagccagggaggctgaagcaggaggatcatgagttcaaagtcagcctcagcaaaagtgaggccctaagcaattcagtgagaccctgtctctaaataaaatacaaaatagggctggggatgtggctcagtggcagagcacttgcctatcacgtgtgaggaactgggtttgatcctcagcaccacattaaaataaacaaacaaaaataaaggcatgctgtccacttACAActtcaaaaacaaattaaaataaataaaatacaaaatagggctgggggtgtggcttagtagttgagtgcccctgaattcaatcacaGGTatcaaaggagaaaaagaaaaatctttgaaggctaaccttagcaacttagtgaggtcctaagcaacttagtgagaccctgcctcaaaataaaaaaaacaaaaaaaaggtatgggaatgtggctcagtggtaaaacacccctgggttaaatccccagtaccaaaagaaaaacaaaatttttgaaTCTGGGGGATGGTTTATGGGTACTTAGTCTCCACTTTtgtgaattttgaaattttgattatgagATAAaggtttttatgtatttttaacatGAACATATAGGTATCATTAATTCTCTAATTCCCCCAATAACCCCATAATCTGGGTCCTTCAGGCTGACCTCCCTTAACCCACTCTTTCTAGTCCTGTCTAGCCTTTCTCCAGTGTTATTTTTATCATGTTGTTGCTCTCTTGCTCAGAAACCCTTTGTGTCACAACAGACCCAAACTACGCTGTCTGATTTTCAATTGCAACCAATTTGGGTCTAGCCCCTCTCAAAATCTGATTTCACACTAGTCACCATTCCCAAACCCTCCATAGAGGTCAGGCCTGACTCCCCTGGGCTCTATGAACTCCCTTCATTTAGAAAGCCCTTTTTTCCCAGAATCCTTTGCCTAAGTCAAATTTGAATCAGTCTCAAGCCCCCACTTTACCCATACAAGCTTTCTCAATTATGCCAATCTTCGCTACATCTGTTTCTTTGAACGTGCACATCATATATACCAAGGACCACACAATTTAACAAATACATGTTGAGTTGTTTGTTGCTAAACATGCTATTTTTGTGTCTCCCCCACCAAACAGAATTCCTGCATATAAAGTAGACCACCTCTTATTCACACGACTAGGTGGCATGCCAATACGCATAACACAGGCACCCAGGAAATAATTCACGATTGGCAGGCTGATTTTAGTTCTCAGAGGAGGCTCTCAGGGACATAAAGATAAAGAAATAGTCTCCAATTAGCTACAAGTCATTGCCAAGGCTGTAGGTACAATCCCCTACCCGTGTATTCATTCCACCTCTAATTATTTAGAGTTCTGATTGTAGTCAGAACTATCCTGTGTTCTGTGTGTCTAAGTGCTGGAGACCCAGCAGTTTGTAGCATAAACTTTTGGTTCTGCTCATGTACATCCCAGAACACCCTGGAAGCCACAGGGACACAATATTCTTATAAGCAGCTTCCTGTGTCTCTTTTGCCTAGAATGTTCCATAACCATGGTAGCCTTCTTGAGAGAAGCAGAGTAAAGTGGTAGGGAAATAATTCCCCAAGAGCAACTGTGGACCAGGGAGGCATGAGAAATGGTGGATAAACACCCTAGCTTCCTTCACTTTCAAAGAGATAATTCTGAAGCTTGTTCTAGACACAGAGTCCTGGCAGGACTGAGCTCATCTGATCAAAATAGTAACCCATACGTATTTCCCCCACTAGTGCTGGGGAATCAAACCCTGAGCCTCgggatgctgggcaagtgctctagcactgggccatatccccagccctgaacaaACCCTTCCTTGTCCCCACTTTTTTGTGTCCCTACTCCCCGACTGAGTTTACCAGGATCAACTCTAAACTAAACAATTTGCTTCCAAATCTTTTTCTCAGGATCTAATACACCTTAATTAAGATAACAAAGGTTCTGGTCTCACAGAACACACATTGCCACGTTCAAACTAGACTTCCTGCACCTGTGCATGCATCCGTGGAGCTCTGTCAGGCGCTGACTCCCGGCCTTGGTGTGCAAGGCATCCACATTTTGTGTCACTAGCCAATGAAGTTTTCCGAGTTTCTCCCAGTTGCTCAGAGCCCAGTGTGCAGGGTTCGGCTGGTGGGATGAAAACCGAGGCCAGCCCACAAAGTTTCTTGCCCAGTACTGTTGACGGATTGGAGCACTCCGTACAAAATCTCCATGCTGGATGGGCTTCTGGTCAGTGCGGGCATAAAGTCCCACCTTTTCTGACCTGTAGTCTGGGATCCCTGACTCAGTTGAGATCCCTGCCCCCGTCATCACAAGGAGTTTCTTGGAAAGACTGATGAAGCGCTGTAATTCTTTGACCTTCTCAGGGTCCAAAGGAGGACTTGATGGCACAAAGAACTCAACAGATCTGCATGAGCACTGCCGCCTGAGGTTTCTGATCCAACTGCCTTTTGTTGACTTGAACGTCAACCCACTGCTCATCCTCATtctagagaaaaagaaacttcaTGTGAGAAGATGAGTTTTGCAAACAAAGGTAACCACTAACGGATGAAAGAAAAAACAAGATGTGATCTATCTGTTCAGTGGAGTGTCATTCTGCAGTAAAAAATGAATGAAGCTAGAATCCAGCTactgaagaggctgaggcaggagaatcacaaattcaaggtcagcatgggaaacttatcctgtttcaaaataaaaaacaggactgggaatgtagctcagtgatatagcACCCAGGACTCAATCTCCatcactgggggaaaaaaaaaaaaaaaaagttctcataCATACTATCACATGGATGGACATTGAAAACATTAGGCTAAGTGTAAGAAGTCAGctacaaaaagacaaatattatatgattctacttatatgaaatgtccagaataggcagAGCTATAGACATAGAAAGTAGATTTATAGTTAGCAGTGGCAGGAGAAAGGGAGAATGTTAAAGCATATGCAAAAAATccatctttcaatttttttttctggtactagggattgaaccccaaagcatttttaccactgagctacattcccagcacttattttttattgttattttttttactttgagacaaggtctccctaagttgttggagtgcctcactaagttgctgaggctggcctcaaacttgtgatcctcctacctcagcctcctgagtcactgggataacaggtgtgtgacaccacacccagcgaattcattcattttcatagcTGAAAAATAAGAGGTAAAAAATAGACATTGAGCATCAAAAGCTGCTAAGATTTCAAAAagatgggctgggggtgtagctcagtggtagagcatttgcctaacgtgtttaatatttaattaaataggtttaatcctcagcactgcaaaataaataattaatttttttaaattacagagAAACATTGAGAACTATGAGACTTTTGATGGAAGACTGCCTAAGATGAGGTCTTGGCCAAAAAAAATCAGACTTGATTCTGATCAAATCTCTAATTAATAATTTATAGGAAATACAGAGAATAGAACATTGTATAAACGATAGCATTTGTCACCTGGCAAAGTCcaggccattggaaactgaaactcTACAGGACAAACAAATCAGTTTCTTCTACAAATAAATTACATAAGATAGATATGAAGAAGaattaaggggctggggctgtagctcagtggtagagagccagcctcacatgtgtgaggcactgggttcgatcctcggcaaccacataaaaataaataaataaagattaaaaaaaaacaaaaaagaaaatgaattaaaattaaaagagatttaaaaaaacacCAACAATTTACTATATAGAACTTATCTGGATGCTGATTCAAaccaactttaaaaatataacatgCGGGGGctgggtagcgcgctcgcctggcatgcgtgcggcccgggttcgatcctcagcaccacatacaaagatgttgtgtccgccgatagctaaaaaaaaataaatattaaaaacactctctctctctctctctctctctctctctcttaaaaaaaaaatatatatatatatatatataacatgggctggggatgtggctcaagcgatagcgcgctcgcctgccatgggtgcgacccgggttcgatcctcagcaccacatatgaacaacattgtgtccaccgaaaactaaaaaaaataaatattaaaaaaattatc is part of the Callospermophilus lateralis isolate mCalLat2 chromosome 1, mCalLat2.hap1, whole genome shotgun sequence genome and encodes:
- the Sirt4 gene encoding NAD-dependent protein lipoamidase sirtuin-4, mitochondrial isoform X1; translation: MRMSSGLTFKSTKGSWIRNLRRQCSCRSVEFFVPSSPPLDPEKVKELQRFISLSKKLLVMTGAGISTESGIPDYRSEKVGLYARTDQKPIQHGDFVRSAPIRQQYWARNFVGWPRFSSHQPNPAHWALSNWEKLGKLHWLVTQNVDALHTKAGSQRLTELHGCMHRCRKSSLNVAMVLCLNCGEQTPRGVLQERIKLLNPTWNAEAQGLAPDGDVFLSKEQVQSFQVPSCVRCGGLLKPDVVFFGDTVNPDKVNFVHRRVKEADSLLVVGSSLQVYSGYRFILTAREKKLPIAILNIGPTRSDDLACLKLNSRCGELLPLIDPY
- the Sirt4 gene encoding NAD-dependent protein lipoamidase sirtuin-4, mitochondrial isoform X2, giving the protein MRMSSGLTFKSTKGSWIRNLRRQCSCRSVEFFVPSSPPLDPEKVKELQRFISLSKKLLVMTGAGISTESGIPDYRSEKVGLYARTDQKPIQHGDFVRSAPIRQQYWARNFVGWPRFSSHQPNPAHWALSNWEKLGKLHWLVTQNVDALHTKAGSQRLTELHGCMHRVLCLNCGEQTPRGVLQERIKLLNPTWNAEAQGLAPDGDVFLSKEQVQSFQVPSCVRCGGLLKPDVVFFGDTVNPDKVNFVHRRVKEADSLLVVGSSLQVYSGYRFILTAREKKLPIAILNIGPTRSDDLACLKLNSRCGELLPLIDPY